In a single window of the Atlantibacter hermannii genome:
- the aslB_3 gene encoding arylsulfatase — protein sequence MQTNGVLIDEEWAEFLARNQFLVGLSIDGPAWLHDRYRKTRGGKSVFDKVVQAMALLQKHRVDVNVLTVINNVTAEAPLEIYQFITEELGARHVQFIPAVEQRPVHEKYGELLYPQQTGAVTEWSVSGEQWGAFINSVFDYWVRRDVGRVYVQLFDSALAAWLGEQPSLCVMQSSCGFGLVVEQNGDIYSCDHYVYPEHRLGNLRSDNLAALAGGKQQRKFGMMKTQVSSLCQQCEWRFACHGGCPKHRIRQVGERWHNHLCAGYKAMFSHMDPYMRFMANQIRHQQPPAAVMDVAATLAAEQKS from the coding sequence ATGCAGACCAACGGTGTCCTGATTGACGAGGAGTGGGCAGAATTTCTGGCACGTAACCAGTTCCTGGTGGGGCTCTCGATTGACGGTCCGGCATGGCTTCACGATCGCTATCGCAAAACACGCGGCGGTAAATCCGTATTCGACAAAGTGGTTCAGGCGATGGCGCTGTTGCAAAAACACCGCGTCGACGTAAATGTGCTGACAGTCATAAACAACGTCACCGCAGAAGCGCCGCTGGAAATTTATCAGTTTATTACCGAAGAACTGGGCGCACGGCACGTACAGTTTATTCCGGCTGTAGAGCAGCGGCCGGTTCATGAGAAATATGGCGAGCTGCTTTATCCGCAACAGACCGGCGCGGTCACCGAATGGTCAGTCAGCGGCGAACAGTGGGGCGCGTTTATTAACAGCGTTTTCGACTATTGGGTACGGCGCGACGTAGGCCGCGTTTACGTTCAACTTTTTGACAGCGCGCTGGCCGCCTGGCTTGGCGAACAACCCTCGCTTTGCGTAATGCAATCCAGTTGCGGGTTTGGGCTGGTGGTGGAGCAGAACGGCGATATCTATAGTTGCGATCACTATGTCTATCCGGAGCACCGGCTTGGCAACCTGCGCAGCGACAATCTGGCCGCGCTGGCCGGCGGGAAACAGCAACGCAAGTTCGGCATGATGAAGACCCAGGTGTCATCGCTATGTCAGCAATGCGAATGGCGCTTCGCCTGTCACGGCGGGTGCCCAAAACACCGCATCCGTCAGGTGGGAGAACGCTGGCATAACCATCTGTGCGCAGGTTATAAGGCGATGTTCAGCCATATGGATCCCTATATGCGCTTTATGGCGAACCAAATCCGCCATCAACAGCCTCCCGCCGCCGTGATGGATGTGGCCGCAACCCTGGCCGCAGAACAAAAATCTTAA
- the blc gene encoding outer membrane lipoprotein Blc → MRIFPIITTVAVAFLVVACSTPTPPKGVTVVENFDAKRYLGKWYEIARFDHSFERGLDQVTATYSTMDDGGIQVINRGFNVERGKWQQSIGKAYFTGSPNRAALKVSFFGPFYGGYNIIELDKDYQHALVCGPNRDYLWILSRTPTISDEVKQRMVNAAIRQGFKVEKLIWVRQRP, encoded by the coding sequence ATGCGTATTTTCCCTATCATTACGACCGTCGCCGTCGCCTTTCTGGTTGTCGCCTGTAGCACCCCTACCCCACCTAAAGGCGTCACCGTGGTTGAAAACTTCGACGCCAAACGCTATCTGGGCAAATGGTATGAAATCGCCCGCTTTGACCATAGTTTTGAACGCGGTCTTGATCAGGTGACTGCCACGTACAGCACTATGGATGATGGCGGCATTCAGGTAATTAACCGCGGTTTCAATGTCGAACGGGGCAAATGGCAGCAAAGTATTGGCAAAGCGTATTTTACAGGCTCGCCAAACCGTGCTGCGTTAAAGGTCTCTTTCTTCGGACCGTTCTATGGCGGGTATAACATCATTGAACTGGATAAGGATTACCAGCACGCGCTGGTGTGCGGGCCGAATCGCGACTACCTGTGGATCCTCTCCCGTACGCCAACCATCAGCGACGAGGTCAAACAACGGATGGTTAATGCCGCGATTCGGCAGGGCTTCAAAGTTGAAAAGCTGATTTGGGTAAGACAGCGTCCTTAA
- the sugE2 gene encoding quaternary ammonium compound-resistance SugE2 encodes MSWIILLIAGLLEVVWAVGLKYTHGFSRLTPSIITITAMIVSIVLLSWAMKTLPTGTAYAVWTGIGAVGAAITGMVLLGESTSLARIVSLGLIVAGIIGLKLSTH; translated from the coding sequence ATGTCCTGGATTATTCTTTTGATCGCTGGCTTATTGGAAGTGGTTTGGGCGGTAGGCCTGAAATATACCCATGGGTTTAGCCGGTTAACCCCCAGCATTATTACCATCACAGCAATGATTGTCAGCATTGTGCTGTTGTCATGGGCGATGAAAACGCTGCCGACCGGTACGGCGTATGCCGTCTGGACCGGTATTGGCGCCGTGGGGGCCGCCATTACCGGTATGGTGCTGTTAGGCGAATCGACCAGCCTGGCGCGCATTGTGAGCCTCGGGCTGATTGTGGCGGGGATTATCGGCCTTAAACTCAGTACGCATTAA
- the rcsA_2 gene encoding colanic acid capsullar biosynthesis activation protein A: MPKILVIDRCCYSRTGLAHIVSESAVHALPIEVIQTDDLLKAREYMKWKPDIVIADFYGFLNELHHIDQLSSIFAASSTKTRFILLPYARSALLENYCATQDIWFNADKSCSLEALEEALRNALTRTHAKADNRHIASLLTLREEQILQLWKKGESNDRIAESMHITVKTVYTYKRNIRMKLGANNRFTLFRRGTELVEV; encoded by the coding sequence ATGCCTAAAATTTTAGTCATTGACCGCTGCTGTTACAGCCGTACTGGTTTGGCCCACATCGTAAGCGAATCCGCTGTTCATGCGTTGCCAATCGAAGTTATTCAGACGGATGATTTGCTTAAAGCCAGAGAGTACATGAAATGGAAACCCGACATTGTTATTGCTGATTTTTATGGTTTCCTGAATGAACTTCATCATATCGATCAGCTTTCATCTATTTTCGCCGCCAGTTCGACAAAAACCCGCTTTATTTTATTGCCCTATGCCCGTTCGGCGCTGTTAGAGAACTACTGCGCAACGCAAGATATTTGGTTTAACGCCGATAAATCCTGCTCGCTGGAGGCGCTGGAAGAAGCGTTACGGAATGCATTAACACGTACACATGCAAAAGCGGATAACCGTCATATTGCATCGCTACTGACATTGCGCGAGGAACAGATCCTGCAGCTGTGGAAGAAAGGCGAAAGTAACGACAGAATTGCTGAAAGCATGCATATCACGGTGAAGACGGTATATACCTATAAACGGAATATTCGTATGAAGCTGGGCGCGAACAATCGCTTTACGCTATTTCGCCGGGGAACGGAGCTGGTGGAGGTGTAA
- a CDS encoding entericidin B, with the protein MIKKTIAAFFSLVVLSSLLTACNTTRGVGEDIQDGGSAISGAATKAQQ; encoded by the coding sequence ATGATCAAGAAAACAATTGCGGCGTTCTTTTCATTGGTGGTCCTTTCATCCCTGCTGACTGCTTGTAATACCACCCGTGGCGTTGGCGAGGATATCCAGGACGGCGGTAGCGCCATTTCCGGCGCAGCCACGAAAGCACAGCAATAA
- a CDS encoding entericidin A, translating to MNPTVKYLLIPFLISLFLSGCHTARGFGEDIQHLGGAIERAAK from the coding sequence ATGAACCCTACTGTTAAATACCTGCTTATTCCCTTTCTGATTTCGCTGTTTCTCAGCGGCTGCCACACGGCGCGCGGATTTGGCGAAGATATTCAGCATCTTGGCGGCGCTATCGAACGCGCGGCGAAATAA
- the efp gene encoding elongation factor P (EF-P) — MATYSSNDFRAGLKIMMDGEPYAVESSEFVKPGKGQAFARVKLRRLLTGSRVEKTFKSTDSAEGADVVDMNLTYLYNDGEFWHFMNNETFEQLAADAKAIGDNAKWLLDQAECIVTLWNGQPIAVTPPNFVELEIVDTDPGLKGDTAGTGGKPATLSTGAVVKVPLFVQIGEVIKVDTRSGEYVSRVK, encoded by the coding sequence ATGGCGACTTATTCTAGCAACGATTTTCGTGCCGGTCTTAAAATCATGATGGACGGCGAACCTTACGCCGTTGAATCCAGCGAATTCGTTAAACCGGGTAAAGGTCAGGCTTTTGCGCGCGTTAAACTGCGCCGTCTGCTGACCGGTTCTCGCGTAGAAAAAACATTTAAGTCTACTGACTCCGCCGAAGGCGCTGACGTCGTGGATATGAACCTGACTTACCTCTACAACGATGGTGAGTTCTGGCATTTCATGAACAACGAAACCTTCGAGCAACTGGCGGCTGACGCAAAAGCCATTGGCGACAACGCCAAATGGTTGCTGGATCAGGCTGAATGCATCGTTACCCTGTGGAACGGCCAGCCGATCGCCGTTACACCGCCGAACTTCGTTGAGCTGGAAATCGTTGATACCGATCCGGGTCTGAAAGGTGATACCGCAGGGACTGGCGGCAAGCCGGCTACCCTGAGCACTGGCGCAGTGGTTAAAGTACCGTTGTTCGTGCAGATTGGTGAAGTGATTAAAGTGGATACCCGCTCTGGCGAATACGTATCCCGCGTGAAATAA
- the kamA gene encoding radical SAM superfamily protein gives MLTGSLAKKMADIVTLNPPSREDWLAQLADVITDPDELLHILNIEADPDLLAGREARRLFALRVPRAFVARMEKGNPNDPLLRQVLTAREEFVAAPGFSTDPLEEQHSVVPGLLHKYRNRALLLVKGGCAVNCRYCFRRHFPYADNQGNKRNWQTALDYIVAHPELDEIIFSGGDPLMAKDHELDWLITQLESIPHIKRLRIHSRLPIVIPARITGALTARFERSSLQILLVNHINHAREIDAAFRTAMAQLRRAGVTLLNQSVLLRGVNDNAQTLAALSNALFDAGVMPYYLHVLDRVQGAAHFLVSDDEARGIIRELLTLVSGYMVPKLAREIGGEPSKTPLDLHLRQR, from the coding sequence ATGTTAACTGGTAGCTTAGCCAAAAAAATGGCAGACATTGTAACCCTAAATCCCCCTTCCAGAGAAGATTGGTTAGCACAACTCGCCGATGTTATAACCGATCCTGACGAGCTTCTGCATATTTTAAATATAGAAGCCGATCCCGATCTTCTCGCTGGCCGCGAAGCAAGGCGGCTTTTTGCCCTGCGCGTACCCCGCGCATTCGTGGCGCGGATGGAAAAAGGCAACCCCAACGATCCGCTGTTGCGTCAGGTTTTAACGGCTCGCGAAGAGTTCGTGGCCGCGCCTGGGTTCTCAACCGATCCGCTTGAAGAACAGCATAGCGTGGTGCCGGGACTGCTGCATAAATACCGCAACCGGGCGCTGTTGCTAGTCAAAGGTGGCTGCGCGGTTAACTGTCGCTACTGCTTCCGTCGGCATTTCCCCTATGCGGATAATCAGGGTAATAAGCGTAACTGGCAAACGGCGCTGGACTATATCGTCGCACATCCTGAGCTGGATGAGATTATCTTCTCCGGCGGCGATCCCCTGATGGCGAAAGACCATGAGCTGGACTGGCTCATCACTCAGCTTGAAAGCATCCCGCATATAAAACGATTACGTATCCATAGCCGTTTGCCGATTGTTATTCCGGCGCGTATTACCGGGGCGCTGACGGCACGGTTTGAACGGTCCAGCTTGCAGATCCTGCTGGTAAACCATATCAACCACGCCAGGGAGATTGATGCAGCCTTTCGCACGGCGATGGCGCAACTGCGCCGGGCTGGCGTGACGCTGCTAAACCAGAGCGTACTGTTACGCGGCGTGAACGATAATGCGCAAACGCTCGCGGCATTAAGCAACGCGCTTTTCGACGCTGGCGTGATGCCTTATTACCTGCATGTGCTGGATCGGGTACAGGGCGCCGCGCACTTCCTGGTGAGCGACGATGAAGCGCGGGGGATTATTCGTGAGCTGCTGACGCTTGTCTCGGGTTACATGGTTCCGAAACTGGCGCGAGAAATCGGCGGTGAGCCGAGTAAAACGCCGCTGGATTTACACTTAAGGCAGCGTTGA
- the yjeJ gene encoding protein encodes MLDFIPLYDMDLLADGKMEYDSYTPPLWKLSLFRRYLLFVFKYQQDNNQDAWCGTVIKTDAQQGTEQATGASQRAIKFSRRLQKIANKPCQVFCIDITPSDDQELTKEQCLNSLHRLCISVIRRTAH; translated from the coding sequence ATGTTAGATTTCATTCCTTTATACGATATGGATTTATTAGCAGACGGAAAAATGGAGTATGACAGTTACACTCCCCCGTTATGGAAATTATCGCTTTTCAGACGTTATCTGTTGTTCGTGTTTAAATATCAGCAGGACAATAACCAGGATGCATGGTGTGGCACCGTGATAAAAACCGATGCGCAACAAGGTACGGAACAAGCAACAGGCGCTTCGCAACGTGCGATCAAATTCAGTCGCCGGCTACAAAAAATCGCTAACAAACCCTGTCAGGTTTTTTGTATCGATATTACGCCTTCAGACGACCAAGAACTCACGAAGGAACAGTGCCTCAATTCGCTGCACCGCTTATGCATCAGCGTCATTCGCCGTACGGCACATTAA
- a CDS encoding putative lipoprotein, translating to MRITVSAGMVAAALLLAGCSTSNELSSSGQSVRFVEEKPGAECQLLGTATGEQSNWLSGQHGEEGGSMRGAANELRNNAAAMGGNVLYGVSSPSQNLLSSFVPTASKMVGQVYKCPN from the coding sequence ATGCGCATTACAGTCTCAGCGGGAATGGTTGCGGCGGCGCTGCTGCTTGCAGGATGCAGCACGAGCAATGAATTATCGAGTAGCGGCCAGAGCGTTCGTTTTGTTGAAGAGAAACCCGGTGCGGAATGCCAACTGCTCGGTACAGCGACTGGCGAGCAAAGCAACTGGCTTTCAGGCCAGCATGGTGAAGAAGGCGGCTCTATGCGCGGCGCGGCGAACGAATTGCGTAATAACGCAGCGGCCATGGGCGGAAACGTTCTCTATGGCGTAAGCAGCCCGAGCCAGAATCTGCTGTCCAGCTTTGTGCCGACAGCGAGCAAAATGGTGGGTCAGGTTTATAAATGCCCGAACTGA
- the groL gene encoding chaperonin Cpn60 produces the protein MAAKDVKFGNDARVKMLRGVNVLADAVKVTLGPKGRNVVLDKSFGAPTITKDGVSVAREIELEDKFENMGAQMVKEVASKANDAAGDGTTTATVLAQSIITEGLKAVAAGMNPMDLKRGIDKAVLAAVEELKALSVPCSDSKAIAQVGTISANSDETVGTLIAQAMEKVGKEGVITVEEGTGLQDELDVVEGMQFDRGYLSPYFINKPETGSIELESPFILLADKKISNIREMLPVLEAVAKAGKPLLIIAEDVEGEALATLVVNTMRGIVKVAAVKAPGFGDRRKAMLQDIAILTGGTVISEEIGMELEKATLEDLGQAKRIVINKDTTTIIDGVGEEAAIQGRVTQIRQQIEEATSDYDREKLQERVAKLAGGVAVIKVGAATEVEMKEKKARVEDALHATRAAVEEGVVAGGGVALIRVASKLSELKGQNEDQNMGIKVALRAMEAPLRQIVLNCGEEPSVVANTVKAGDGNYGYNAATEEYGNMIEMGILDPTKVTRSALQYAASVAGLMITTECMVTDLPKSDAPDLGAAGGMGGMGGMGGMM, from the coding sequence ATGGCAGCTAAAGACGTAAAATTCGGTAACGACGCCCGTGTAAAAATGCTGCGTGGCGTAAACGTACTGGCAGATGCAGTGAAAGTGACCCTGGGCCCGAAAGGCCGTAATGTGGTTCTGGATAAATCTTTCGGTGCACCGACCATCACCAAAGACGGCGTGTCCGTTGCGCGTGAAATCGAGCTGGAAGACAAGTTCGAAAACATGGGCGCACAGATGGTGAAAGAAGTTGCCTCCAAAGCGAATGACGCTGCGGGCGACGGCACCACCACCGCGACCGTACTGGCGCAATCCATCATCACTGAAGGTCTGAAAGCGGTTGCTGCAGGCATGAACCCGATGGACCTGAAACGTGGTATCGACAAAGCGGTTCTGGCAGCTGTTGAAGAGCTGAAAGCGCTGTCTGTTCCTTGCTCTGATTCCAAAGCTATCGCGCAGGTAGGGACTATCTCTGCTAACTCCGACGAAACCGTGGGCACCCTGATTGCTCAGGCGATGGAGAAAGTGGGTAAAGAAGGCGTTATCACCGTTGAAGAAGGCACCGGTCTGCAGGACGAGCTGGACGTGGTTGAAGGTATGCAGTTCGACCGTGGCTACCTGTCTCCGTACTTCATCAACAAGCCGGAAACTGGTTCTATCGAACTGGAAAGCCCGTTCATTCTGCTGGCTGACAAAAAAATCTCCAACATCCGTGAAATGCTGCCGGTACTGGAAGCCGTTGCGAAAGCAGGCAAACCGCTGCTGATCATCGCTGAAGATGTTGAAGGCGAAGCGCTGGCTACCCTGGTGGTTAACACCATGCGTGGCATCGTGAAAGTGGCTGCGGTGAAAGCACCGGGCTTCGGCGATCGTCGTAAAGCCATGCTGCAGGATATTGCTATCCTGACTGGCGGTACCGTTATCTCTGAAGAGATCGGTATGGAGCTGGAAAAAGCGACCCTGGAAGATCTGGGCCAGGCCAAACGTATCGTTATCAACAAAGACACCACCACCATCATCGATGGCGTGGGTGAAGAAGCGGCAATTCAGGGTCGTGTGACTCAGATCCGTCAGCAGATTGAAGAAGCCACTTCCGATTACGATCGTGAAAAACTGCAGGAGCGCGTAGCTAAACTGGCTGGCGGCGTTGCGGTAATCAAAGTTGGCGCTGCAACCGAAGTTGAAATGAAAGAGAAAAAAGCACGCGTTGAAGACGCCCTGCACGCGACTCGTGCTGCGGTTGAAGAAGGCGTGGTTGCTGGCGGCGGCGTTGCGCTGATCCGTGTAGCAAGCAAACTTTCTGAGCTGAAAGGCCAGAACGAAGATCAGAACATGGGTATCAAAGTTGCGCTGCGCGCAATGGAAGCGCCGCTGCGTCAGATCGTGCTGAACTGCGGTGAAGAACCGTCTGTTGTAGCTAACACCGTGAAAGCGGGTGACGGTAACTACGGTTATAACGCGGCTACTGAAGAGTACGGCAACATGATCGAAATGGGTATCCTGGATCCAACCAAAGTTACCCGTTCTGCTCTGCAGTACGCAGCATCTGTTGCTGGCCTGATGATCACCACCGAATGCATGGTGACCGACCTGCCGAAAAGCGATGCGCCTGATTTAGGTGCTGCTGGCGGTATGGGCGGCATGGGCGGTATGGGCGGTATGATGTAA
- the groS gene encoding 10 kDa chaperonin (Protein Cpn10) (groES protein) yields MNIRPLHDRVIVKRKEVETKSAGGIVLTGSAAGKSTRGEVLAVGNGRILDNGEVKPLDVKVGDIVIFNDGYGVKAEKIDNEEVLIMSESDILAIVEA; encoded by the coding sequence ATGAATATTCGTCCATTGCATGATCGTGTGATCGTCAAGCGCAAAGAAGTTGAAACCAAATCTGCTGGCGGCATCGTTCTGACCGGCTCCGCAGCGGGCAAATCTACCCGTGGCGAAGTACTGGCTGTAGGCAATGGTCGCATCCTGGACAATGGCGAAGTGAAGCCGCTGGATGTGAAAGTTGGCGACATCGTGATTTTCAACGATGGCTACGGCGTAAAAGCAGAGAAGATCGACAATGAAGAAGTGTTGATCATGTCTGAAAGCGACATTCTGGCAATTGTTGAAGCGTAA
- the fxsA gene encoding protein FxsA (suppressor of F exclusion of phage T7): MRWLPFIAFFLYVYIEISIFIQVAHVFGIFMTLILVIFTSVIGMSLVRNQGFKNFMLMQQKMAAGESPAAEMIKSVSLVIAGFLLLLPGFFTDFLGLLLLLPPVQKHLTLKLMPHLRFSRMSGGFSAGPDNGQTFDGEFQRKDDTRNRLEDRDRDDR, encoded by the coding sequence GTGCGCTGGTTACCTTTCATTGCTTTTTTTCTCTACGTTTACATAGAGATCTCGATTTTCATTCAGGTTGCCCATGTCTTCGGCATCTTTATGACGCTGATATTGGTTATCTTCACGTCGGTCATCGGGATGTCGCTGGTACGCAACCAGGGATTCAAAAATTTCATGCTGATGCAGCAGAAAATGGCAGCGGGCGAAAGCCCGGCAGCAGAGATGATCAAAAGCGTGTCGCTGGTTATTGCAGGGTTCCTGTTGCTGTTGCCCGGTTTCTTTACCGACTTCCTGGGTTTGCTGCTGTTACTCCCGCCGGTACAAAAACACCTCACGCTGAAACTGATGCCGCATCTGCGCTTTAGCAGAATGTCCGGCGGATTTAGCGCGGGTCCTGATAACGGCCAAACCTTCGATGGTGAATTCCAGCGCAAAGACGATACCCGCAACCGTCTTGAGGACCGCGATCGCGACGATCGCTAA
- the aspA gene encoding aspartate ammonia-lyase, whose product MLNNIRIEEDLLGTREVPAEAYYGVHTLRAIENFYISNSKISDIPEFVRGMVMVKKAAAMANKELQTIPKNIANTIIAACDEVLNNGKCMDQFPVDVYQGGAGTSVNMNTNEVLANIGLELMGHQKGEYQYLNPNDHVNKCQSTNDAYPTGFRIAVYASIVKLVDAINQLGEGFQRKAVEFETILKMGRTQLQDAVPMTLGQEFHAFNVLLNEETKNLLRTSELLLEVNLGATAIGTRLNTPDGYQHLAVQKLAEVSNLAVVPAEDLIEATSDCGAYVMVHSALKRLAVKLSKICNDLRLLSSGPRAGLNEINLPELQAGSSIMPAKVNPVVPEVVNQVCFKVIGNDTCVTMASEAGQLQLNVMEPVIGQAMFESIHILTNACYNLLEKCVNGITANKEVCESYVYNSIGIVTYLNPFIGHHNGDIVGKICAETGKSVREVVLERGLLTEAELDDIFSVNNLMHPAYKAKRYTDESEQ is encoded by the coding sequence ATGTTAAACAACATTCGTATCGAAGAAGATTTGTTGGGTACCAGGGAAGTTCCAGCGGAGGCCTACTACGGCGTACACACTCTGAGAGCGATTGAAAACTTTTACATCAGCAACAGCAAAATCAGCGACATTCCTGAGTTCGTGCGTGGAATGGTAATGGTGAAGAAAGCCGCAGCGATGGCAAACAAAGAGCTGCAAACCATTCCGAAAAATATCGCGAACACGATTATCGCCGCCTGTGACGAAGTGTTGAACAACGGCAAATGCATGGACCAGTTCCCGGTGGATGTTTACCAGGGTGGCGCAGGCACCTCCGTTAATATGAACACGAACGAAGTGCTGGCAAACATTGGCCTTGAACTGATGGGACATCAGAAAGGCGAATACCAGTATCTGAATCCAAACGACCACGTTAATAAATGCCAGTCCACCAACGATGCATACCCGACCGGTTTCCGCATCGCGGTGTACGCTTCTATCGTTAAACTGGTGGATGCCATTAACCAACTGGGCGAAGGCTTCCAGCGTAAGGCCGTAGAATTCGAAACCATCCTGAAAATGGGTCGTACCCAGTTGCAGGACGCGGTTCCGATGACCCTGGGTCAGGAATTCCATGCATTCAACGTCTTGTTGAATGAAGAAACTAAAAACCTGCTGCGCACCTCCGAACTGCTGCTGGAAGTTAACCTTGGCGCTACCGCCATCGGTACTCGACTGAACACGCCGGACGGCTACCAGCACCTCGCGGTACAGAAACTGGCGGAAGTTTCTAACCTTGCAGTCGTGCCTGCGGAAGACCTGATCGAAGCGACCTCCGACTGCGGCGCTTACGTAATGGTACACAGCGCCCTGAAACGTCTGGCCGTGAAACTGTCGAAAATTTGTAATGACCTGCGTCTGCTCTCTTCCGGTCCGCGTGCTGGCCTGAATGAAATCAATCTGCCGGAACTGCAAGCGGGCTCGTCCATCATGCCAGCGAAAGTGAACCCGGTAGTGCCGGAAGTGGTGAACCAGGTTTGCTTTAAAGTCATCGGCAACGACACTTGCGTCACCATGGCTTCCGAAGCCGGTCAGCTGCAGTTGAACGTCATGGAACCGGTGATTGGCCAGGCGATGTTTGAGTCAATTCACATCCTGACTAACGCCTGCTACAACCTGCTGGAAAAATGCGTTAATGGTATTACCGCGAATAAAGAAGTCTGTGAAAGCTATGTCTACAACTCCATCGGTATCGTGACCTATCTGAACCCGTTCATTGGTCACCACAACGGCGATATCGTTGGGAAAATCTGTGCAGAAACGGGTAAGAGCGTGCGGGAAGTCGTGCTTGAACGTGGTCTGCTCACTGAAGCAGAGCTTGACGATATTTTTTCCGTGAATAATCTGATGCATCCTGCATACAAAGCAAAACGTTATACCGATGAAAGCGAACAGTAA
- the dcuA_3 gene encoding anaerobic C4-dicarboxylate transporter, whose protein sequence is MFGAELVIVLLAIYLGARLGGIGIGFAGGLGVLVLTLMFQIKPGAIPFDVIEIIMAVIAAIAAMQVAGGMDYLVSLAEKLLRRHPKYITFLAPLVTWSMTILAGTGHTAFSTMPVITEVAKEQGIRPSRPLSIAVVASQIAITASPISAAVVFFAGILEPLGVSYLTLLSICIPVTLIAVMLTAVLCNFLGAELKDDPVYQERLARGEVSLRGAQIAEIKPHAKRAVMLFLIGIVAVMLYATAISPTVGLIANPVLPRNEAIVVFMLTVATLISLTCKINTGDILNAGTFKSGMSACICVLGVAWLGDTFVKHHIEDIQAVAGDLLNSYPWLLAVVLFFAATLLYSQAATTKALMPAALMLGVSPLTAIASFAAVSALFVLPTYPTLLAAVEMDDTGSTRIGKYVFNHAFLIPGVVAIALCVILGFIVGGLVL, encoded by the coding sequence ATGTTTGGTGCTGAACTCGTCATAGTACTCCTGGCGATCTACCTCGGTGCCCGGCTCGGTGGCATAGGCATTGGCTTTGCTGGCGGTCTGGGCGTTCTGGTTTTGACCCTGATGTTTCAAATTAAACCCGGGGCGATCCCGTTTGACGTTATCGAAATCATCATGGCGGTTATTGCCGCTATCGCCGCAATGCAGGTTGCCGGCGGGATGGATTATCTGGTGAGTCTTGCGGAGAAACTGCTGCGTCGTCACCCCAAATACATTACCTTCCTTGCGCCGCTGGTGACCTGGTCTATGACCATCCTGGCAGGTACAGGCCATACCGCGTTCTCCACCATGCCAGTTATTACTGAAGTGGCAAAAGAACAGGGCATACGCCCTTCCCGTCCGCTTTCTATCGCCGTTGTCGCATCGCAAATTGCGATCACCGCCTCGCCGATTTCAGCAGCCGTGGTATTTTTCGCGGGTATTCTGGAGCCGCTCGGCGTCAGTTACTTAACGTTGCTGAGTATTTGTATTCCGGTCACCCTGATTGCCGTTATGCTGACCGCTGTGCTGTGTAACTTCCTTGGCGCTGAACTGAAAGACGATCCGGTATATCAGGAACGTTTAGCGCGTGGCGAAGTCAGCCTGCGCGGTGCCCAGATTGCTGAAATCAAACCGCACGCCAAGCGTGCCGTTATGCTGTTCCTGATCGGTATTGTTGCCGTAATGCTGTACGCGACCGCCATCAGCCCGACTGTGGGTCTTATTGCCAATCCGGTTCTGCCGCGTAACGAAGCAATCGTCGTATTCATGTTAACTGTGGCGACGCTTATCTCCCTGACCTGCAAAATCAACACCGGTGACATCCTGAACGCAGGGACGTTTAAATCCGGTATGAGCGCCTGTATTTGCGTACTGGGCGTGGCATGGCTGGGTGATACCTTCGTGAAACACCATATCGAAGATATCCAGGCTGTAGCGGGCGACCTGCTGAACAGCTACCCGTGGCTGTTAGCTGTCGTACTGTTCTTCGCCGCCACCCTGCTTTACTCCCAGGCGGCGACCACGAAAGCCCTGATGCCTGCAGCGCTGATGCTGGGCGTGAGCCCGCTGACCGCCATTGCTTCTTTTGCTGCGGTTTCCGCGCTGTTCGTTCTGCCTACTTATCCTACGCTTCTGGCTGCGGTTGAGATGGATGACACCGGCTCTACCCGTATCGGTAAGTACGTCTTTAACCATGCGTTCTTAATTCCGGGCGTGGTTGCCATCGCGCTCTGTGTCATTCTTGGCTTTATCGTTGGTGGTCTGGTGCTGTAA